A single genomic interval of Lathyrus oleraceus cultivar Zhongwan6 chromosome 7, CAAS_Psat_ZW6_1.0, whole genome shotgun sequence harbors:
- the LOC127101395 gene encoding proline-rich protein 4 isoform X4, protein MQIFTRSQGALVCFWLSLAFLVIGSCHSTVEVVGIGECADCKQNNIKTSQIFSGLKVTIDCKEESGHFKTRGAGELDNNGNFKVSLPEDIVKEGELKEECYAQLHSASATPCPAHDGLQDTKIVISSKSDEKHTLSTAAAGKLKFSSATCASAFFWPFYKHPLFPKLPLPHFPPKVFPPFPPKFFHKHHPLFPPIPIYKKPLPPPVPIYENPLPPPTPVYEKPLPPPVYEKPLPPPVYEKPLPPPVYEKPLPPPVYEKPLPPPVPVYHKPPTPVYHEPPTPVYHEPPTPVYHKPPTPVYHKPPTPVYHKPPTPVYHEPPTPVYHKPPTPVYHEPPTPVYHEPPTPVYHEPPTPVYHKPPTPVYHKPPTPVYHEPPTPVYHKPHPPQVPVKKPCPPKVEHPILPPVPIYKPHPSPVPKPLPPPVPVKKPCPPKVEHPILPPVPVYKPPVVVPKPPVVPIYKPPVVIPKPPVVPIYKPPVVIPKPPVVPIYKPPVVVPIIKPHPPLVPIYKPPVVIKPLPPFPKFPPFNKPPFPPLPKFPPVHDFFHHPKFGKLPPLPPKSFFHHPKYGKWPPIHKSFFHHPKYGKWPTDPKSFFHHPKLGKWPPLTPHH, encoded by the exons ATGCAGATTTTCACTCGAAGCCAAGGAGCACTTGTGTGCTTTTGGCTGTCTCTTGCTTTTTTGGTAATAGGATCTTGCCATAGTACAGTTGAGGTAGTTGGCATTGGAGAATGCGCAGACTGCAAGCAGAACAACATTAAAACTAGTCAGATTTTCTCAG GGCTAAAAGTAACAATAGACTGCAAGGAAGAAAGTGGACATTTTAAAACAAGAGGGGCTGGTGAGCTTGATAACAATGGAAATTTCAAAGTATCACTTCCAGAGGACATTGTTAAAGAAGGTGAACTGAAAGAAGAGTGTTATGCTCAGCTGCATAGTGCATCGGCTACACCATGTCCTGCTCATGATGGTCTGCAAGACACCAAAATTGTGATTAGTTCAAAATCTGATGAGAAACATACTCTCAGTACTGCTGCTGCTGGTAAACTTAAGTTTTCATCAGCAACATGTGCTTCAGCATTTTTTTGGCCTTTTTATAAACACCCTCTTTTTCCTAAACTTCCTCTTCCTCATTTCCCACCTAAAGTTTTTCCACCATTTCCACCAAAGTTTTTCCATAAGCATCACCCTCTCTTTCCTCCTATTCCTATCTACAAGAAACCTCTCCCTCCACCTGTGCCTATCTATGAGAACCCTCTCCCTCCCCCTACGCCGGTATATGAGAAACCTCTCCCTCCTCCTGTCTATGAGAAACCTCTCCCTCCACCGGTCTACGAGAAACCTCTTCCTCCTCCTGTCTATGAGAAACCTCTCCCTCCACCTGTCTATGAGAAACCTCTTCCTCCTCCTGTGCCCGTTTATCATAAACCGCCTACGCCTGTTTATCATGAACCGCCTACTCCTGTTTATCATGAACCGCCAACACCTGTTTATCATAAACCTC CTACGCCCGTTTATCATAAACCGCCTACGCCTGTTTATCATAAACCTCCAACGCCGGTTTATCATGAACCTCCTACGCCTGTCTATCATAAACCGCCTACGCCAGTTTATCATGAACCGCCTACGCCTGTCTATCATGAACCTCCTACGCCTGTCTATCATGAACCGCCTACACCTGTCTATCATAAGCCGCCTACGCCTGTCTATCATAAACCGCCTACACCAGTTTATCATGAACCGCCTACGCCTGTTTATCATAAACCACATCCACCACAGGTTCCAGTCAAGAAACCTTGTCCACCAAAGGTTGAACATCCAATTCTACCACCTGTTCCAATCTACAAACCTCATCCTTCTCCAGTTCCAAAGCCACTTCCACCGCCTGTTCCGGTCAAGAAACCGTGTCCACCAAAGGTTGAGCATCCCATTCTACCACCTGTTCCAGTATACAAACCTCCAGTAGTAGTTCCAAAGCCACCTGTGGTTCCAATATACAAACCTCCAGTAGTAATTCCAAAGCCACCTGTGGTTCCAATATACAAACCTCCAGTAGTAATTCCAAAACCACCTGTGGTTCCAATATACAAACCTCCAGTAGTAGTTCCAATCATCAAGCCCCATCCTCCTCTTGTTCCAATCTATAAACCACCAGTTGTTATCAAACCTCTTCCTCCTTTCCCAAAGTTTCCTCCATTCAATAAACCACCATTTCCACCTCTTCCCAAGTTCCCTCCAGTGCATGATTTTTTCCATCACCCCAAGTTCGGAAAATTGCCTCCATTGCCTCCAAAAAGCTTCTTCCATCACCCCAAGTATGGCAAATGGCCACCAATCCATAAGAGCTTCTTCCATCACCCCAAATATGGAAAATGGCCAACGGATCCAAAAAGCTTCTTCCATCACCCCAAGCTTGGGAAATGGCCACCATTAACTCCTCATCACTAA
- the LOC127101395 gene encoding proline-rich protein 4 isoform X1 yields the protein MQIFTRSQGALVCFWLSLAFLVIGSCHSTVEVVGIGECADCKQNNIKTSQIFSGLKVTIDCKEESGHFKTRGAGELDNNGNFKVSLPEDIVKEGELKEECYAQLHSASATPCPAHDGLQDTKIVISSKSDEKHTLSTAAAGKLKFSSATCASAFFWPFYKHPLFPKLPLPHFPPKVFPPFPPKFFHKHHPLFPPIPIYKKPLPPPVPIYENPLPPPTPVYEKPLPPPVYEKPLPPPVYEKPLPPPVYEKPLPPPVYEKPLPPPVPVYHKPPTPVYHEPPTPVYHEPPTPVYHKPPVPVYHKPPTPVYHEPPTPVYHKPPTPVYHKPPTPVYHEPPTPVYHKPPTPVYHEPPTPVYHEPPTPVYHEPPTPVYHKPPTPVYHKPPTPVYHEPPTPVYHKPHPPQVPVKKPCPPKVEHPILPPVPIYKPHPSPVPKPLPPPVPVKKPCPPKVEHPILPPVPVYKPPVVVPKPPVVPIYKPPVVIPKPPVVPIYKPPVVIPKPPVVPIYKPPVVVPIIKPHPPLVPIYKPPVVIKPLPPFPKFPPFNKPPFPPLPKFPPVHDFFHHPKFGKLPPLPPKSFFHHPKYGKWPPIHKSFFHHPKYGKWPTDPKSFFHHPKLGKWPPLTPHH from the exons ATGCAGATTTTCACTCGAAGCCAAGGAGCACTTGTGTGCTTTTGGCTGTCTCTTGCTTTTTTGGTAATAGGATCTTGCCATAGTACAGTTGAGGTAGTTGGCATTGGAGAATGCGCAGACTGCAAGCAGAACAACATTAAAACTAGTCAGATTTTCTCAG GGCTAAAAGTAACAATAGACTGCAAGGAAGAAAGTGGACATTTTAAAACAAGAGGGGCTGGTGAGCTTGATAACAATGGAAATTTCAAAGTATCACTTCCAGAGGACATTGTTAAAGAAGGTGAACTGAAAGAAGAGTGTTATGCTCAGCTGCATAGTGCATCGGCTACACCATGTCCTGCTCATGATGGTCTGCAAGACACCAAAATTGTGATTAGTTCAAAATCTGATGAGAAACATACTCTCAGTACTGCTGCTGCTGGTAAACTTAAGTTTTCATCAGCAACATGTGCTTCAGCATTTTTTTGGCCTTTTTATAAACACCCTCTTTTTCCTAAACTTCCTCTTCCTCATTTCCCACCTAAAGTTTTTCCACCATTTCCACCAAAGTTTTTCCATAAGCATCACCCTCTCTTTCCTCCTATTCCTATCTACAAGAAACCTCTCCCTCCACCTGTGCCTATCTATGAGAACCCTCTCCCTCCCCCTACGCCGGTATATGAGAAACCTCTCCCTCCTCCTGTCTATGAGAAACCTCTCCCTCCACCGGTCTACGAGAAACCTCTTCCTCCTCCTGTCTATGAGAAACCTCTCCCTCCACCTGTCTATGAGAAACCTCTTCCTCCTCCTGTGCCCGTTTATCATAAACCGCCTACGCCTGTTTATCATGAACCGCCTACTCCTGTTTATCATGAACCGCCAACACCTGTTTATCATAAACCTCCTGTGCCCGTTTATCATAAACCGCCTACACCGGTTTATCATGAACCACCTACGCCCGTTTATCATAAACCGCCTACGCCTGTTTATCATAAACCTCCAACGCCGGTTTATCATGAACCTCCTACGCCTGTCTATCATAAACCGCCTACGCCAGTTTATCATGAACCGCCTACGCCTGTCTATCATGAACCTCCTACGCCTGTCTATCATGAACCGCCTACACCTGTCTATCATAAGCCGCCTACGCCTGTCTATCATAAACCGCCTACACCAGTTTATCATGAACCGCCTACGCCTGTTTATCATAAACCACATCCACCACAGGTTCCAGTCAAGAAACCTTGTCCACCAAAGGTTGAACATCCAATTCTACCACCTGTTCCAATCTACAAACCTCATCCTTCTCCAGTTCCAAAGCCACTTCCACCGCCTGTTCCGGTCAAGAAACCGTGTCCACCAAAGGTTGAGCATCCCATTCTACCACCTGTTCCAGTATACAAACCTCCAGTAGTAGTTCCAAAGCCACCTGTGGTTCCAATATACAAACCTCCAGTAGTAATTCCAAAGCCACCTGTGGTTCCAATATACAAACCTCCAGTAGTAATTCCAAAACCACCTGTGGTTCCAATATACAAACCTCCAGTAGTAGTTCCAATCATCAAGCCCCATCCTCCTCTTGTTCCAATCTATAAACCACCAGTTGTTATCAAACCTCTTCCTCCTTTCCCAAAGTTTCCTCCATTCAATAAACCACCATTTCCACCTCTTCCCAAGTTCCCTCCAGTGCATGATTTTTTCCATCACCCCAAGTTCGGAAAATTGCCTCCATTGCCTCCAAAAAGCTTCTTCCATCACCCCAAGTATGGCAAATGGCCACCAATCCATAAGAGCTTCTTCCATCACCCCAAATATGGAAAATGGCCAACGGATCCAAAAAGCTTCTTCCATCACCCCAAGCTTGGGAAATGGCCACCATTAACTCCTCATCACTAA